In Geopsychrobacter electrodiphilus DSM 16401, a single window of DNA contains:
- a CDS encoding biotin/lipoyl-containing protein produces MAQKDNYTNNPLIHSDRRLGLSTSKWVKSFTCENLKPLIVCRGPIRMEAMTVYNEMGISHYGILLSEKDSIVYPNALSPELRQLTENSRVHRVPDYSGASKEERVERIGQIIQIAKDNGYNAVFAGYGFMAEDDEFVAAIEDAGLMFIGPCAATQRAAGKKDEAKRTALTVNVSVTPGIDNVTARTLVKKHPSRESLLALIKAEELKVDPKIIKDEKLSLESLADQILFASYAKGIDLFSIEELCKQVEAECVAMFKNYPGARIRLKAIGGGGGKGQRILGASLLTKKTPSEKEIAAAAAAAPELAREVLAEVKANGIGDNKNVLIELNIEQTRHNEIQLIGNGEWTIALGGRDCSLQMHEQKLLEISVTQEALTLEINKAKKAKNQAQAEALASDLKVLKRMEEESERFGVAVGLDSASTFECIVDGERHYFMEVNTRIQVEHRVTELVYSLQFTNPKDKTDFFVVESLVEAMALLALHKKRLPRPTRVPRFGAAAEARLNATDCSLSPSAGGVIRYWSAPIDGEIRDDQGICLPNPDTGLFMKYNVAGAYDSNIALLLTQDVDRATSYEHLSKILRNTVLRGSNLATNLDFHYGLVNWFIGNNVMAKPTTRFVVPYLTLVGRLKEHASKIDEVFAFFAMKKHYATLHADDSESRKAISETLDRKGTLLTRPMEILLKDPHLLSGWLSLNKHSFKLEKGKITWLRNPLAVIGETYEYLNMMPREDAPAAEVIWDHDYQLLSTALQFYAGLRDRFGLDKDDYLKLTKMLSNDKPQGNLDQKTWEQVQAAHYGFEAGNELLGVLFSIAEATDFYALKVEENLEVTIPEYLHDPELQAAMKKILVPPPATKADEIVTPGGGMYYAQEAPGIPPFATVGMHFEKGQPLFILEVMKMFNKIPAPFAGTIDKILIESGDGTIVSKGQPIFKITPDEKFVETDPKELERQRRAATSAALVTVLP; encoded by the coding sequence ATGGCACAGAAAGATAACTATACTAACAACCCGCTGATCCACAGTGATCGCCGTCTCGGCCTGTCGACCTCCAAGTGGGTCAAATCCTTTACCTGTGAAAACCTTAAGCCTTTGATTGTTTGCCGCGGCCCGATTCGGATGGAAGCGATGACCGTCTACAATGAGATGGGGATCAGCCATTACGGCATCCTGCTCTCTGAGAAAGATTCGATCGTCTATCCGAACGCCCTCTCTCCCGAATTGCGTCAACTGACCGAAAACAGCCGGGTACATCGGGTCCCCGATTACTCTGGCGCTTCCAAAGAGGAGCGTGTCGAGCGGATCGGCCAGATTATCCAAATCGCCAAGGATAACGGTTATAACGCGGTCTTCGCCGGCTATGGTTTTATGGCGGAAGATGATGAGTTCGTCGCGGCCATCGAAGATGCTGGTTTGATGTTTATCGGCCCCTGTGCCGCGACCCAGCGAGCCGCAGGCAAGAAGGATGAGGCCAAGCGCACTGCTCTGACGGTAAATGTCTCAGTCACTCCGGGTATTGACAATGTCACCGCCCGGACGCTGGTCAAAAAACACCCCAGCCGCGAATCTTTGCTCGCCCTGATCAAAGCCGAAGAGTTAAAGGTTGATCCGAAGATCATCAAGGATGAGAAGCTCAGCCTCGAATCCTTGGCCGACCAGATCCTGTTTGCATCCTACGCCAAGGGAATCGATCTCTTCTCGATTGAGGAGCTCTGCAAGCAGGTTGAGGCCGAGTGTGTGGCTATGTTTAAGAACTACCCTGGCGCCCGTATCCGCCTGAAAGCGATCGGCGGCGGCGGCGGTAAGGGGCAGCGGATTCTCGGTGCTTCGCTGCTGACAAAGAAAACCCCCAGTGAAAAAGAGATCGCCGCAGCGGCCGCAGCCGCCCCGGAACTGGCGCGTGAAGTTCTGGCCGAGGTCAAGGCCAACGGAATCGGTGACAATAAAAACGTGTTGATCGAACTCAATATCGAACAGACCCGTCACAATGAAATCCAGCTCATCGGTAACGGTGAGTGGACGATTGCGCTAGGCGGCCGCGATTGCTCACTCCAGATGCATGAACAGAAGCTACTCGAGATTTCAGTCACTCAAGAAGCCCTGACCCTTGAAATCAATAAAGCCAAAAAAGCCAAGAACCAGGCGCAGGCCGAAGCCCTTGCCTCAGACCTGAAGGTCCTCAAGCGGATGGAGGAAGAATCGGAGCGTTTTGGCGTTGCCGTCGGTCTCGATTCGGCGTCAACTTTTGAGTGTATCGTCGACGGAGAACGGCACTATTTCATGGAGGTCAACACCCGTATCCAGGTCGAACACCGGGTCACAGAACTGGTTTACAGCCTCCAATTCACCAACCCCAAAGACAAAACTGACTTCTTCGTCGTCGAGTCTCTGGTCGAAGCAATGGCCTTGCTGGCGCTGCACAAAAAACGCCTCCCCCGCCCAACCCGCGTCCCTCGTTTCGGGGCCGCCGCCGAAGCGCGCCTGAATGCCACCGACTGTTCCCTCTCGCCGAGCGCTGGTGGCGTGATTCGCTACTGGTCTGCACCCATCGACGGTGAAATTCGTGACGATCAGGGGATCTGCCTCCCCAATCCGGATACCGGGCTGTTCATGAAGTACAACGTTGCCGGGGCCTACGACTCAAATATCGCGCTGTTGCTGACACAGGACGTCGATCGCGCCACGAGCTACGAACACCTCTCCAAAATTCTGCGCAATACAGTATTGCGCGGTTCCAATCTGGCGACCAACCTTGACTTCCATTACGGCCTGGTCAACTGGTTTATCGGCAACAACGTCATGGCCAAACCAACCACCCGTTTTGTGGTGCCCTATCTAACTCTGGTCGGCCGTCTCAAAGAACACGCCAGCAAGATCGATGAGGTCTTTGCCTTCTTCGCCATGAAGAAGCATTACGCCACCCTTCACGCCGACGATTCAGAGAGCAGAAAAGCCATTTCCGAGACCCTCGATCGCAAAGGGACTCTGCTGACGCGCCCGATGGAAATCCTGCTTAAGGATCCGCATCTGCTCTCCGGCTGGCTGAGCCTGAACAAACATAGTTTCAAGCTCGAAAAAGGCAAAATCACCTGGCTGCGCAACCCACTAGCTGTAATTGGTGAGACCTACGAGTACCTTAATATGATGCCTCGCGAGGATGCTCCAGCTGCTGAAGTGATCTGGGATCATGACTATCAGCTACTCTCAACTGCCCTTCAGTTTTATGCGGGTCTGCGTGACCGCTTCGGTCTCGACAAAGACGACTACCTCAAACTGACCAAGATGCTGTCTAACGACAAGCCACAGGGAAACCTCGACCAGAAGACCTGGGAACAGGTTCAGGCCGCGCATTACGGTTTCGAAGCCGGCAACGAACTCCTCGGGGTGCTCTTCTCCATCGCCGAAGCGACCGACTTTTATGCGCTTAAGGTCGAGGAAAACCTTGAAGTCACCATCCCTGAGTACCTTCACGATCCGGAGCTCCAGGCGGCGATGAAAAAAATCCTGGTGCCGCCACCAGCCACCAAGGCCGACGAAATTGTCACCCCCGGCGGCGGTATGTACTACGCTCAGGAAGCCCCAGGAATTCCACCTTTCGCCACGGTTGGTATGCACTTCGAGAAAGGACAGCCGCTCTTTATTCTTGAAGTCATGAAGATGTTCAATAAAATACCGGCCCCCTTTGCCGGGACTATTGATAAAATTTTGATCGAAAGTGGTGACGGGACCATTGTCTCCAAAGGTCAACCGATCTTCAAGATTACCCCCGATGAAAAGTTTGTTGAGACGGACCCCAAAGAGTTGGAGCGCCAGCGACGTGCAGCAACCAGTGCCGCACTGGTCACCGTTCTGCCCTAA
- a CDS encoding nitrite/sulfite reductase, whose translation MELDEQKLRLEGIYKQNEQGEYMQRVKLAGGILSTQQAGTLAKLGERFGSGILHLSTRGSIEFHGLKAGDLSKIYRGLASVGLFSRGACGGAVRGISCSSSFGPGFGRTQVLLRHFLTHFSGNPHFEGLPKKFKIAIEAGYAQSRHLIQDLALVLVEEQGDESRYDVWIAGGLGREPQAGFILAERVIEAELLPLAEAIIAIYKNWGEKGRRLKYMLNTLGEAELRRRITEHLEQHPVVRFSDAFPKQLLPAESSQRVALDIFVGELPAAKLNQLVTLASRHSCDWFLVTPDQNIEMLVDGNMAALQQSLTAAGFYQADEVGALRVCPGNQECRMGLCATRDLALRIRRDFGPKLQNRSLAISGCPNSCAQPQLADFGIIPSSLRREGETRVAQFNLYVRRGTGLGELQATGLSKIELLAQLEERLALS comes from the coding sequence ATGGAGCTTGATGAACAGAAATTGCGCCTCGAGGGGATCTATAAACAGAATGAGCAGGGCGAATATATGCAGCGGGTTAAGCTGGCGGGAGGGATTCTTTCGACCCAGCAGGCTGGCACCCTGGCCAAACTTGGAGAAAGATTCGGCAGCGGGATCCTGCATCTTTCCACCCGGGGCAGCATAGAGTTCCATGGACTAAAAGCCGGGGATTTGAGCAAGATTTATCGCGGTCTGGCGAGCGTCGGTCTGTTCTCGCGCGGTGCTTGTGGCGGGGCCGTGCGCGGGATTTCCTGCAGCAGCAGTTTCGGTCCCGGATTTGGCCGGACTCAAGTTTTGCTGCGCCATTTTTTAACTCATTTCAGCGGGAACCCACATTTTGAAGGATTGCCGAAAAAATTCAAAATCGCGATTGAGGCAGGATACGCGCAGAGTCGTCATCTGATTCAGGATCTGGCACTGGTGCTGGTCGAAGAGCAGGGCGATGAGTCACGCTATGACGTCTGGATTGCTGGTGGGCTGGGCCGTGAACCTCAGGCCGGTTTTATCCTGGCCGAGAGGGTGATTGAAGCCGAACTGCTCCCGCTGGCAGAAGCGATCATCGCGATCTATAAAAACTGGGGTGAAAAGGGCCGGCGTCTGAAATATATGCTGAATACACTTGGAGAAGCAGAACTGCGTCGCCGTATCACTGAGCATCTGGAACAGCACCCTGTGGTTAGATTTTCCGATGCTTTTCCCAAACAACTCTTGCCGGCTGAGTCTTCTCAGCGGGTTGCGCTGGATATTTTTGTCGGGGAACTGCCTGCCGCGAAACTTAACCAACTTGTAACGCTGGCTTCCCGGCATAGTTGCGATTGGTTCCTTGTGACTCCGGATCAGAATATCGAAATGCTGGTTGACGGGAATATGGCGGCTCTGCAACAGTCCCTGACCGCCGCCGGATTTTATCAGGCAGATGAAGTAGGGGCTCTGCGTGTTTGCCCGGGCAACCAGGAGTGCCGTATGGGGCTCTGCGCCACGCGGGATCTGGCCCTGCGGATTCGCAGGGATTTCGGCCCAAAATTGCAAAATCGTTCCCTTGCCATCTCGGGCTGCCCGAATTCTTGCGCACAGCCGCAATTGGCTGATTTCGGAATTATTCCCAGCAGTTTGAGGCGCGAGGGGGAAACACGGGTTGCACAATTTAATTTATATGTACGGAGGGGCACGGGACTCGGAGAACTTCAGGCGACCGGCTTGAGTAAGATCGAACTATTGGCACAACTTGAGGAACGGCTGGCTTTGAGTTAA
- a CDS encoding DUF2061 domain-containing protein, protein MESNRRSIAKALSWRVLATIITTCLVYWLTGKGEFAATVGLADTLIKFALYFAHERIWNRIDYGRPKTEPEYSI, encoded by the coding sequence ATGGAATCAAACCGTAGAAGTATTGCTAAAGCTCTCTCATGGCGCGTCCTGGCAACAATTATCACGACATGCCTCGTCTACTGGCTGACAGGCAAGGGCGAATTCGCCGCCACTGTCGGCCTGGCCGACACGCTGATCAAGTTTGCCCTCTATTTCGCGCATGAGCGGATATGGAACCGCATCGACTACGGTCGTCCGAAAACTGAGCCGGAATACTCGATCTAA
- a CDS encoding phosphoadenylyl-sulfate reductase yields MNATSQEQNQPTAEKILEQGIIKAGSQNIAMACSFSVEDLIVIDLLRKHASDVKFFALDTGRLHEETYEVAEALLQKYQLAIEWYLPQTEALQNLEREKGLFSFRENVGNRLECCHIRKVEPLSRALKGRAGWITGQRRAQSATRVELAGIEVDAAHGGIIKINPLIDWSDAQVWAYATEHRLPFNQLHEQGYPSIGCAPCTRAIKPGEGIRAGRWWWENPENKECGLHRR; encoded by the coding sequence ATGAACGCAACCTCCCAAGAGCAAAACCAACCCACCGCAGAAAAGATTCTGGAACAAGGAATAATCAAAGCCGGCAGTCAGAATATTGCCATGGCCTGCTCCTTCAGTGTCGAAGACCTTATCGTCATCGACCTGCTGCGCAAGCATGCAAGCGATGTCAAATTTTTTGCCCTCGATACCGGCCGCCTGCATGAAGAGACCTACGAGGTCGCCGAAGCGCTGCTCCAGAAATACCAACTCGCGATCGAGTGGTACCTGCCCCAAACTGAGGCGCTGCAAAACCTAGAACGGGAAAAGGGACTCTTCTCTTTTCGTGAGAACGTTGGAAATCGTCTCGAATGCTGTCATATCCGCAAGGTCGAACCCTTATCCCGCGCCTTAAAAGGTCGAGCGGGGTGGATCACCGGGCAGCGCCGGGCACAAAGTGCAACTCGCGTAGAACTCGCCGGGATTGAAGTCGACGCAGCCCACGGTGGAATCATCAAAATTAATCCCCTGATTGACTGGAGCGATGCGCAGGTCTGGGCCTATGCAACAGAGCACCGCCTGCCGTTTAATCAGCTCCATGAACAGGGTTATCCGTCGATCGGTTGTGCACCCTGCACCCGCGCCATCAAACCCGGTGAAGGCATCCGCGCCGGCCGCTGGTGGTGGGAAAACCCCGAGAATAAAGAGTGCGGCCTGCATCGCCGCTGA
- the cysD gene encoding sulfate adenylyltransferase subunit CysD, translating into MTHLELLEAESIHIMREVVAEFENPVMLYSIGKDSAVMLHLARKAFYPAKIPFPLLHVDTTWKFKEMIAFRNKMAEDVGFDLLIHTNQEGVEKGISPFVHGSARYTDIMKTDGLKQALDKYGFDAAFGGARRDEEKSRAKERIFSFRSANHRWDPKNQRPELWNIYNARVNKGESIRTFPLSNWTELDIWQYIYLEQIPIVPLYLSAVRPVVERDGMLILIDDDRLVLQPGEIVKNIPVRFRTLGCYPLTGAVKSIAATLPAIIQEMLLARTSERQGRAIDHDQAGSMEKKKQEGYF; encoded by the coding sequence ATGACCCACCTTGAATTGTTAGAGGCCGAAAGTATCCACATCATGCGCGAGGTCGTTGCCGAGTTCGAAAACCCGGTGATGCTCTACTCCATCGGCAAAGACTCAGCGGTCATGCTGCACCTGGCGCGCAAGGCCTTTTATCCGGCTAAAATCCCCTTTCCGCTGCTCCATGTCGATACCACCTGGAAGTTCAAGGAGATGATCGCCTTCCGCAATAAGATGGCTGAAGATGTCGGATTCGATCTGCTGATTCACACCAATCAGGAAGGGGTCGAAAAAGGGATCTCCCCCTTTGTGCATGGCAGCGCACGCTATACCGACATCATGAAAACCGACGGTCTCAAGCAGGCGCTGGACAAGTACGGTTTCGATGCCGCATTCGGCGGTGCGCGCCGCGATGAAGAGAAATCCCGCGCCAAGGAGCGGATCTTCTCCTTCCGCAGCGCCAATCATCGCTGGGACCCTAAAAACCAGCGCCCCGAGCTGTGGAACATCTACAACGCCCGGGTCAACAAAGGGGAATCGATCCGCACCTTCCCGCTTTCAAACTGGACTGAGCTGGATATCTGGCAATATATCTACCTCGAGCAGATCCCGATCGTGCCGCTTTACTTAAGCGCCGTTCGTCCGGTGGTTGAACGCGATGGCATGTTGATTCTGATTGACGATGACCGCCTTGTGCTGCAACCGGGCGAAATCGTCAAAAACATCCCCGTCCGCTTTCGGACCCTGGGCTGTTATCCATTGACCGGCGCCGTCAAATCGATCGCTGCAACCCTTCCGGCGATTATCCAGGAGATGCTCCTGGCCCGCACCAGTGAACGCCAGGGACGTGCCATTGATCATGATCAGGCCGGTTCGATGGAGAAGAAAAAACAGGAAGGATATTTTTAA
- the cysN gene encoding sulfate adenylyltransferase subunit CysN: MTHQSELIAEDILGYLKQQEEKSLLRFITCGSVDDGKSTLIGRLLWDSKFIFEDQLAALEADSKRVGTQGEEIDFSLLLDGLQAEREQGITIDVAYRFFSTDKRKFIVADTPGHEQYTRNMVTGASSADVAVILVDARKGLLTQTRRHSYLVSLVGIRKVVLAINKMDLVAYDQQVFQDICRKYHEFAADLGFEEICCIPLSALKGENIISAGENTPWYQGPSLLHHLETLGLPDNSHNKPFRMRVQWVNRPNLDFRGFCGTIASGTIHPGDQIIVASSGKQSRVARIITIDGDLDVAVAGQAVTLTLEDEIDISRGEMLTASDSKSASSDRLKAKIVWMHDQHLLPGRSYLLKMGAATTPVQIAEIIHKVNVNSLQKEPGKALGLNEVGLCRLNLSNVISCDLYLETRMTGSFILIDRLTNATVGAGMVEEILSPSDRIPWQEIDVDSAALADIKGQKPAVIWITGRRRSGKTTLANMVQKHLHSAGRHSCLFDGDNLRRGLNSDLDDSDSGQVEHIRRIGEVAKLAAEAGLIVLVATTSRYAIERKRAREITGKIDFLEVYLDSPLETCIARYNGYDQSQPGTNQSMRNMSEISYEPPKSAELTLDGRLNPKALAEEVIQFLEGMNPSPEWII, from the coding sequence ATGACACACCAATCAGAACTGATCGCCGAGGATATTCTCGGTTACCTGAAACAGCAGGAAGAGAAATCACTCCTGCGCTTCATCACCTGCGGCAGCGTCGACGACGGCAAAAGCACTTTGATCGGGCGCTTGCTGTGGGATTCGAAGTTTATCTTTGAAGACCAGCTTGCAGCCCTGGAAGCTGACAGCAAGAGAGTCGGCACCCAGGGGGAAGAGATTGACTTCTCCCTGCTGCTCGATGGCCTGCAGGCCGAACGTGAACAGGGGATCACCATCGACGTCGCCTACCGCTTCTTTTCGACCGACAAACGTAAATTTATTGTCGCCGACACCCCCGGCCATGAGCAGTATACGCGGAATATGGTCACTGGCGCCTCGTCAGCTGATGTCGCGGTAATTCTGGTCGATGCCCGCAAAGGACTCTTGACCCAGACCCGGCGTCACAGCTATCTGGTCTCGCTGGTCGGGATCCGCAAAGTGGTACTGGCGATCAACAAGATGGATCTGGTCGCTTATGATCAACAGGTTTTTCAAGATATTTGTCGGAAATATCATGAATTTGCGGCCGATCTCGGGTTTGAGGAGATCTGCTGCATTCCGCTCTCGGCGCTTAAGGGGGAGAACATCATCTCCGCTGGAGAAAACACCCCCTGGTACCAGGGTCCGAGTCTGCTGCATCACCTGGAAACGCTGGGCCTCCCCGACAACAGCCACAACAAACCATTTCGGATGCGGGTGCAGTGGGTCAACCGGCCTAATCTCGATTTTCGTGGCTTCTGCGGCACCATCGCCAGCGGGACAATTCACCCCGGAGACCAGATTATCGTTGCATCATCAGGGAAGCAGAGCAGGGTCGCCCGCATCATTACCATTGATGGGGATCTTGATGTCGCCGTAGCCGGCCAGGCTGTCACCCTGACCCTTGAAGATGAGATCGATATCAGCCGCGGTGAGATGCTCACCGCCAGTGACAGTAAATCGGCCTCAAGTGATCGTTTAAAAGCCAAAATTGTCTGGATGCATGACCAGCATCTGTTACCCGGTCGCAGTTACCTGCTCAAGATGGGCGCAGCAACCACTCCCGTCCAGATCGCCGAGATCATCCACAAGGTCAATGTCAACAGCCTGCAGAAAGAACCAGGCAAGGCGCTGGGACTAAACGAAGTCGGTCTGTGTCGGCTGAACCTGAGCAATGTCATCTCCTGTGACTTGTACCTCGAGACCCGTATGACTGGCAGTTTCATTCTGATCGACCGGCTGACCAACGCGACCGTCGGTGCCGGTATGGTAGAAGAGATCCTGTCACCCTCTGACCGCATCCCCTGGCAGGAGATTGATGTCGACAGCGCCGCTCTGGCCGATATCAAAGGACAAAAACCGGCCGTGATCTGGATTACCGGCAGACGTCGCTCTGGAAAAACGACTCTTGCCAATATGGTGCAAAAGCACCTGCACTCCGCAGGACGTCACAGTTGCCTGTTCGATGGCGACAATCTGCGCCGCGGTCTGAACTCTGATCTCGATGATTCTGACAGCGGACAGGTTGAACACATTCGCCGAATTGGGGAAGTCGCAAAACTCGCGGCCGAAGCCGGACTGATCGTGCTGGTGGCGACCACATCCAGGTATGCCATCGAACGCAAGAGAGCCCGTGAGATTACCGGCAAAATCGATTTCCTTGAAGTTTATCTCGACAGTCCACTGGAAACCTGTATTGCGCGCTACAACGGATATGACCAGTCCCAACCAGGGACAAATCAGAGCATGCGAAATATGTCAGAAATAAGCTATGAACCGCCAAAATCGGCGGAGTTAACACTTGATGGACGACTCAATCCCAAGGCGCTTGCCGAAGAAGTTATTCAATTTCTCGAAGGGATGAACCCTTCCCCGGAGTGGATAATTTAA
- a CDS encoding inorganic phosphate transporter, with translation MNTEILMIGVGLLILIASVDLIVGVSNDAVNFLNSPIGSRVASRRTIIFVASLGILAGVTFSSGMMEVARKGIFHPEFFTMPELLTIFLAVMISDIILLDLFNTYGLPTSTTVSVVFELLGAAVAVSLLKILAAGDSLIDIGHYINSAKAIAIIMGILLSVVVSFVCGAIAQFLSRLLFTFDYQKRVRRYGALWGGMALTSITYFILVKGAKGASFITSENVDWIKSHAELIMLVMFIVSALLLQIMQQLKFNIFKPIILIGTFALAMAFAANDLVNFIGVPLAGLYAFKAAMATADPLHATMGALGHKIPSNTLYLLIAGGLMVGTLYFSRKARGVTETTIQLSQQDEGIERFESIGLSRAIVRLVLHLFDSIRVIIPSRLRILIAERFDTEKAPKVILHGERPSFDLLRASVNLMVASIVISYATANKLPLSTTYVTFMVAMGTSFADRAWGRESAVYRITGVLTVIGGWFMTAVIAFIFASIFASVIFYTEGIGVLLLLALAVILILNAHRKHRAMAEETKKETIFNLKSVDDAHLTVVTTFRQMSYLLHEISDSLDVTLTALFKSNFDQIGVQRKKLNKIQQWSGIISANIFKAMRHLDQKGVPLSHKYPQTVRRLQKLSDGHRDIVLRAYVHVGNHHKGMLPEQVAELEVVRLQLREILREVAETIGQGQTIDLKHLVQKDEELRELAAKLNEKQVGRIKDNSSKTRLSILYYGIIGNAMMISKQNLELLEIFNHSFSGLKKID, from the coding sequence ATGAATACAGAAATTCTCATGATTGGGGTGGGCCTTCTTATTTTAATTGCGTCAGTCGACCTGATCGTCGGTGTCAGCAATGACGCAGTTAACTTTCTTAATTCCCCTATCGGTTCGCGGGTAGCCTCGCGCCGGACAATCATTTTTGTTGCCAGCCTCGGAATCCTAGCCGGAGTCACCTTCTCCAGCGGCATGATGGAAGTCGCACGCAAAGGTATTTTCCACCCCGAGTTTTTCACCATGCCTGAATTGCTGACCATATTCCTGGCGGTGATGATCAGCGATATCATTCTGCTCGACCTGTTCAACACCTACGGGCTGCCGACCTCGACCACGGTTTCGGTGGTTTTTGAATTGCTCGGCGCGGCGGTTGCCGTGTCGCTCCTGAAGATCCTTGCCGCGGGTGACAGCCTGATCGACATCGGACATTACATCAACTCAGCCAAGGCCATCGCCATCATCATGGGGATACTGCTCTCGGTCGTCGTCTCCTTTGTCTGCGGTGCCATCGCTCAGTTTCTGAGTCGCCTTCTGTTTACTTTTGACTACCAGAAGCGTGTCAGGCGCTACGGCGCCCTCTGGGGTGGGATGGCACTGACTTCGATCACCTATTTTATTCTGGTCAAAGGAGCCAAAGGCGCCTCATTCATTACCAGCGAAAATGTGGACTGGATCAAGTCCCATGCCGAACTGATCATGCTCGTCATGTTCATCGTTTCTGCGCTTCTGCTACAGATCATGCAACAACTCAAGTTCAATATCTTCAAACCCATTATCCTCATCGGCACCTTCGCCCTGGCCATGGCATTTGCTGCCAATGACCTGGTTAATTTCATCGGCGTACCTCTGGCGGGGCTCTACGCTTTCAAAGCGGCAATGGCAACAGCGGACCCCCTACACGCCACCATGGGTGCACTGGGGCACAAAATCCCTTCCAATACCCTTTACCTGCTGATTGCCGGAGGGCTTATGGTCGGCACCCTCTACTTTTCACGCAAAGCCCGAGGCGTAACCGAAACGACTATCCAACTCAGCCAGCAAGATGAAGGGATCGAGCGCTTCGAATCCATCGGCCTGTCACGGGCGATCGTACGTCTGGTTCTGCACCTGTTTGACAGTATCCGCGTTATTATTCCCAGCAGGCTGCGCATCCTGATTGCCGAGAGATTTGATACTGAAAAGGCACCAAAAGTTATTCTGCACGGCGAGCGGCCATCTTTTGACCTGCTTCGCGCCTCCGTCAATTTGATGGTTGCGAGTATTGTTATCTCCTACGCCACCGCCAACAAGCTGCCCCTTTCAACAACCTACGTCACCTTCATGGTCGCCATGGGGACCTCCTTTGCCGACCGCGCTTGGGGACGAGAGAGTGCTGTCTACCGTATCACTGGTGTGTTGACGGTTATCGGTGGTTGGTTCATGACCGCGGTCATCGCCTTTATCTTCGCCTCGATCTTCGCCTCGGTTATCTTCTACACCGAAGGAATCGGCGTTCTCCTGCTGCTGGCGCTGGCGGTGATACTGATTCTCAATGCCCATCGCAAACATCGGGCAATGGCCGAAGAGACAAAAAAAGAGACTATTTTCAATCTCAAGTCGGTCGATGACGCTCACCTGACCGTCGTGACAACCTTTAGACAGATGAGTTATCTGCTGCATGAGATCAGTGATTCCCTCGATGTGACTCTAACCGCCCTGTTCAAAAGCAATTTCGACCAGATCGGCGTACAACGCAAAAAGCTTAATAAAATTCAGCAGTGGTCGGGGATCATCAGCGCGAACATCTTCAAAGCGATGCGCCACCTGGATCAGAAGGGGGTCCCTTTAAGTCATAAGTACCCTCAAACTGTTCGCCGCCTGCAGAAACTCAGCGATGGTCACCGCGACATCGTTCTGCGCGCCTACGTCCACGTCGGCAACCATCACAAAGGGATGTTGCCCGAACAGGTTGCCGAACTGGAAGTAGTGCGTCTGCAGCTACGTGAAATCCTGCGGGAAGTCGCTGAAACCATCGGTCAAGGACAGACCATAGACCTGAAGCACCTGGTCCAAAAAGACGAAGAGCTGCGCGAATTGGCCGCCAAGTTGAACGAAAAACAAGTTGGCCGCATCAAGGACAATTCATCTAAAACCCGCCTCAGCATCCTGTACTACGGCATCATCGGCAATGCGATGATGATCTCGAAACAGAATTTGGAACTGCTGGAGATCTTCAACCACTCCTTCTCCGGGCTCAAAAAGATCGACTGA
- a CDS encoding Crp/Fnr family transcriptional regulator: MTMLAENLCREIKSNFRFFQYLDDSERVVVGRYLECCEVPAGTVLWQEGDESDAAAFVVEGKIEVKKATEFEDKHVIVGIYAEGSVVGELCLFSGDNRAETATALTNARLLKINDKNFEALLKEHPVIGGKLLKGMFLAVARRLRKSFERLAAVF, from the coding sequence ATGACAATGCTTGCTGAAAATCTTTGTCGGGAGATTAAGTCAAACTTCCGCTTTTTTCAATATCTTGACGATTCTGAAAGAGTGGTAGTTGGACGATATCTGGAATGTTGTGAAGTTCCGGCCGGGACCGTTTTGTGGCAGGAGGGTGATGAGAGTGATGCAGCTGCCTTCGTGGTTGAGGGGAAAATTGAAGTTAAAAAAGCGACCGAATTCGAAGATAAGCATGTCATTGTAGGTATCTACGCTGAGGGCTCTGTTGTCGGGGAGCTTTGTTTATTCTCCGGGGATAACCGTGCGGAGACCGCTACGGCGTTAACCAATGCAAGGTTGCTAAAAATTAACGATAAGAATTTTGAAGCCTTGTTGAAGGAGCACCCTGTCATCGGGGGCAAGTTGCTGAAAGGGATGTTCCTTGCAGTTGCACGGCGCCTGAGAAAATCGTTTGAACGGTTGGCCGCAGTCTTTTAA